The genomic segment agagaacctCGTGGAAGTTGAAGTTAAGGCCGAATCGTAGTGTGTTCGGTTGATAGTATAGTCTAATTAGTGTAAGGTGTCGTTCGACCACCTCTCCTTTATTAggaatgaccgttcggtaaatcccttttgtaaaccgttcggtcagtttcGTTCTAATAGTATAGTTTATTTTTGAACTCTTACTGTTTATGTCGTTCGGTCAGAACCGCACGTTTtctttaatgtaagactgaactgatttattattaattgtaattatttctaTTGTATGGTTTATCACTGTATTTTGgggatgttacaataataaattatataagaattaaacaaaattatctatAGTTAAATtgtacaaattatttatttttatttttataatttaattacattatttttcattaaagatGAATAGTTAAGAATTAAAGTGTTATAATATCTAACtagtattatttaattgttattgaataataatataatatttaaaatacctAAATTTAGGTGAGTTTAGTTGACTTCAATCAATCTTTAAAGAAACTAAACCTTTTTAATCCAACCAAACTCAAATTTATGGTAAGCAAAATTAATTCACGGGTTATAATCCATTTTAACATATTCAGTCATTTGAGAAGTTTGATTAAAGGTGTTAGTGAGGTATAATCCATTTTAACATATTCAGTCATTTGACAAGTTTGATTAAAGGTGTTAGTGAGGTAGTGATGATTTGTAGGATCGATATAAGTTGTTTCACATGCGTTGagatatatattttcatgtGCGTAGTggataaataactaaaaatgagatttttggaaattgaaatttgaaataattaaatatgtttttactcATTGAATTTCGacacaaaattgaaatttgatcaTGTTAAAAATTGATACATTTTTATCTCAAACTTTAAGAATAAATGGATATAGTCATTTTAattcatgttaaaaaaaattaacatgtcaaaCATTTTTCCATTTACTTTTAAAGTTTAgaaattaaagtttataaaaatttcaaagaaagACACActccaaactttaaaaaagaaaaaaatgcctAGTAACAGGTGTTGGAGATGAGATATAATTTTTCCATATTCTTAAAGTGAGTAAAATATTGTAAAGATTAATCTCGAGTAAGAATTTTAGAAAtcaattgaaattatataattttatttaaatagttgcatttttaaaattaaagaatttcaaatttttaaagaatttcaaattttatctaaactgaaaatttgaaatttttcatatttttaaactcaacatttgatatttataatttagatCAAATTATAATCGTGAAAATTTGAATTGACATAAGTTCATATAAACTTTACTAACTATGATATATGATTAACCCAATTTAGTTTGGCATTACTCTAATATAATGTTTTGATCCAATTTAACTTGCCCAAACATAACCATTTTCTCTTGATCCCGTTTTAGCTTAATTCACGTTAAAACTTTGATTTAACTTGACTTGGATCGGAGTTTAGTTAATATGACTGGTCTGACTAACTCAATCCTACTAAACTCATGATGAATACAAACTAATTTAACtcaacttaaatttttattcaaataaaatatatgtttcaaaatagacttttaatttttgaaataattactCAATCAATATTTAGATGGATGAATATCTctattatctaaaaaaatatagaagcaatatataaatttcatattaatcgagattagaaataaaaatagttaataaacatttattcacgtttaagaaaaattacaatattaatagaaaaaggaTTTAAGAAACATTTTAGACAAAAACTCtacttcaaattaaaaattgttgagATAAGAATCATTTGAACAAATCTACTCCTACGCTAAAGAggtgaaaattgaaattaaattttaaaagaaaaggagtGAGAGGGAAAATGAAAGGTCAGAAGAGACGCATTCGACCCTAAAAAATCTGTATACACTATTTCCTTTGCTTTTCTAAAAGACACTCAGTTGATTTTGACATTTATTTTGGAAAGAACAAGTGTCGCTGttacaaattttattcttaatctTTCACAAGAACACAATAAGttgaataaaataacatttttaccCTCTCAGAAACGATTTGTCTTAGAAGCTgcattttttcaaaagaaaaaaaaaagagctttcttttttaattttatctgagtgtaatatcatataaatcgTGTAAGTGAAGTCTGCAAAGTCAATGAAAATGAGAACAAAAAAGTTACTGcttacaaaaataaatgaatacaaGGTGTGCAGTATGCATATAAAAACACGAATCCTTCGTGTTTGGAAATTATACTCTGCAACAAGATTTTAGTAAAAAACCACTTGCATTATAGTTTTCAGCATGAAAGGGTGTTTCTTGCTGTGTGCAGCATGCAAATGGGTGACATTCAGTTTTGTCAACGCTAAATAATTCTTAATTGACTAAGTCAATATCCTccactattatttttttcaaacaagtaatcttatatttatcagAAGAAGTATAATAACTTAGTAAATAGTAatacttattaatattataaatgaaatgcTAAAgctcttatttaatatttttaataaatactttgaaaatattaaaattttatttattagtatGTCTAAATTTGAAGAGTTGGAACAATAGTTACTGAAAAGTACatttaattaactatatttttcgtaaatatataaaaattagagtCACGTAAtacattatgaaaattaaaattattgacaTAAGTCACGtcatacatttataaataaaaataaacgtGTTAAGTTTAAATTATGTTGGgtcaatatttcaaaatttccaaaattttattgattttaattaaacatttttttaattttgatttatttagcTTTTAATGTTAGTTAGATGGGTCTTTCCGTTGGAATGACCACGACAAAGACCTTTGAAATCAAAATTTTTGTTTGCCAGGTGCCACCCAACTATCAAATTTCTTTGTGGAATTCGCGCTGtaatttcaaaatcaatggataagataagatttacaatttatatgttttatctTACTAATATTTTGGTAAAACTTCGAACACTACTTTTGAAATTACAAAGATGCCGCGACACTACTTTATAACTTTAAATTATCTTCTCAAAAAAGTTAATGTGACAGCTTAAATGattttagaatattaaaaaaatgatttaatttttaaaattttctcctACAACttgttgaaaattataaaatagaaacaaattatTATCTGAGAATATAGATAGAGGCCGGAGAACAAGTTTCTGACACAACAATCCACTTCCTTGGATGCGGTGTCCCAGAACACGGTACAACGTTTGATGTTGCAGGGCACAGACATACCATGGCTGAGAGGCCTCGGAGAAATGAGGCCTATGCTTCACTTGCTGCTACCACTTACCATCCACTGGATGGCTGAGGAGATGACAGTTTCTGTTCTTGTTGATGTCACAACCTCTGCTTTGTGCCCTGGAGACTCAACTTGCTCCAAAGCTATTTATATCAACGGCCTTCAACAAACGGTACTCATATAATCTCATCATGCATGTACCCTTGCTCTTTCTGCTTTTTCTTCTGTCATCTTCTGGGTTGGTGGGGAATTGAAAGGATGAGCTTCCGAGGCCTTGGAATCATGCAATTGAAGAAATTTGGTATTACATTAAAGTTTTCAAGGGTTGGCTTGCTGAAATGTTAGTGAAGGGCAATTTGCCCGATGAAGCTCTGCATAATTTTATCCCCAGTTTTTGGGAAATTTATGCTGAAATTGTCATCAATCATTACCTTAGTGGCAACATGAAGAAAGGGGAGAAGGGAGATAGTTTTCTGAGCTCTCATCACAACCCTATATCTATTGCCATCTTTCTTGTTGAACCAAACTGACATCTGCTTCGCATTTTGACTATGGCAGTTTCACTAATAATTGGTCCATTTCATTTCACTGATTCTTTATTTTCCCTGTACATCTGCCCTACTTGACATATTCGGTGTGTGTGTGAGGGGAGTACAATGAGGAGGTCTGATTTCATTTTTAATGagttttagatttaatttaatgatGTAATTTTTTCTGCAGATTGTTGGAGTTTTCAAGATGGTGGTAATTCCACTGTTGGGTCAACTTTCAGACGAGCATGGTCGCAAACCCTTGCTCCTTTTTACCATCTCCACGTCTATATTTCCCTTTGGTATGCTCGTTGGTATCAAATGCattaagactttgaaaatttaccGCCTCAATATAAACTAATCTgcaaaaactttaaatttcgTTGTTGATGAAGCCCTTTATTATGTTCTGCTTTCAATCTCCTTTTGTAGTGTGTTCACAAAATTGGTACCAAATTGAACTGACGAGGCATTTATTTCGGATCATGTTTTTTGCTCAAGTTTTGTCTGTCAAAGTactgaaaattattttttatcattgtaTTGTTGTAGACTTCTGTAGTCTGTATTGTCAGCTTAATGTTGATTTGGTCACAAATGATCTAAGTATAGTTCCACCTGCTCATATTCAAAAGACATACATAAAAATATGTGAACTCAACATTTTGCTCAATATAACATGTTGGTGATGTCAAGTTGTTATACTTCAAACTAGAATTTAAGCATTGGACAGAAAATTTAAATCGACAGGAAAAGTGAATGTTATTTTCATCCATTTAATTAATCTAAACAGTGATTGAACAAAAGATCCAAAAAAAGATAGAAGGTGAAAAAGATAATGCTTAACTTTATGATCCTTTGCTTGTGTTCTCCAACAGTTGCAACATTCCATTAGTCAACATAGCCCCTTCACAGGCTCCTCAACACTAGTTTCAACCAAGCTTTATAGACCCCTGGCACATAGAAGACTTTCCATCAACGTATtccaattattataatatagaCCATCAAAGTGAGAGTTTTTAGTTGAAATCTTTTGGTCACTCATCTTTTGTGCCCCACCCTCTTCTCTCTTACATAGAGGCTTGCCTGTTATATAGCCTTTACAAAAACATGTAACCACAAATATCTCTTCATCTCTTGATTTATAGCAAATTATTCATTACTTTGTAACAGACCTCCTCAGTAAACGTATAGAAACTTGTGATGATTTCTCTATTTCCATGTTGGTGTGTTTGCTTATGGGTTTTCATGTACTTTCTTCGGTGTATATGCTTATTGCAGTTTTACTTGTCTGGCGTCAGTCCGAGGGATTTGTCTATGCCTACTATGCGCTACGCACAATTTCAAACATAATAAGTCAAGGCAGTATTTTTTGCATTGCTGTTGCATATGCGGTGAGGTTTTTTTCTTAACTAATTATCAACATAATTCGGTAAAGGATTTTATTTGCACCCTGTATACTTTTTCTGTCAGGCAGATGTTGTCAGCGAAAGCAGAAGGGCAGCAGTATTTAGTTGGATTAGTGGTCTCCTTTCAGCTTCACATGTTCTAGGGGATTTACTGGCTCGGTTTCTTCCTGAAAAGTACATTTTTGCTGTATGTCTGTGTTATCAATGCTACATCATATTATTCATAAATGTTCTGTACTTGTCCTTTGGGAATGAATCTGATTTACTGTTCAATGGTTTCAGGTTTCAATTGTGCTGTTGATCATTTGTCCAGTTTATATGAAATTCTTCCTTGTTGAAACGATGATACTAGCTCCGAAAGATGATCAAGAGTCAGGTTTCTGGGCTAAAATTGTTAATGTTCCCCAACAAAGATTCAAATCTATGAGGACAGCTGCAGAAATAGTAATTTTCAGGTTCCCTTTTTTGGATGCTAAGCATTATTTCTTTATTGTCACATTTAATTATCTGTAtagttttcttttgtaaaatattatattatattatatacatatatataagcATGAATCGTAAAGACTCTGCTATATTTCAATTTTCAGTCCCACTTTAAGGGGCATGGCTCTTGTCTCCTTCTTTTATGAGCTGGGAATGTCAGGCATAACTAGTGTTTTGCTGGTATGTTTCAATGCCCTAACTTATTGCCAAGctattttatctattatttttgaAGTCCTTATGCTGAGTCTTTGGTTATCTTGACAGTGTTAGAGATTTTCTAGGCATGATGAACCTTCTTCTTTTAGGTTAACTATTTTTGGATAGTAGTTTTTttactcaagaaaacaaaaaatagggCTCTTTTTACCAAGTTGTTAAGAGAGTGATTAATGATATCTCTGTACTATCAATTTAAACTATACTTTGAGAGCAAGGTTGAATGTGTCATGATTTGTGCACATTTCAATACCAAAGAGATTTTAAGCAAGGGAGCTTGTTCCAGATTTTGCTGAAACCCATATTTGGCCATTTCCTAATAACATAAGATTTTGGGATATTGAAAATTCCTTGACAGATAGTGTCTAAAGTACACTATGCTTTCCTTGCATGTGTTAAACTAACATAATTTTACCCTCAGCTTTTTCATTGAGACAGTATCAATTATTTTCTACTGACAACTGCATTGTTTTTGTTCGTATGTATATTTCTGTTGATCAATCAAGTACCTTTCTTCTTGGAATGTCACCATGGAGTACTTGTTCAAACGAAACAATAGGGGTAGCAGATCAcatatttaacaatatatattgattaaaaatgaTGCATTCTATCATTTCAATTCTTATTTTTAGTGCTAGTATATaattaacaaatttcttttttctgatTCAATAGTTTGACAGTCTCACAATTCCTGTGCAGTACTATTTGAAAGCTGCTTTCGGCTTTAACAAAAATCAGTTCTCAGAACTTCTGATGATGGTGGGAATCGGTTCAATCTTCTCTCAGGTATTATATTTCccaaatatttttgttcttttagtACCACAGtactaaaattgtatttttattgcGCAATTAATATTCTGCATGTCTAAAATTGTTTGACTTAGTTATATTCAATCAGCCTTCTATGAGTGTTTGATAAGCTGATTATGCAAGAgtgttgatttttttaagaGCTTACTCTCAGTTGGCTTCCAGATGTTGTTGCTTCCAATACTCAATCCATTGGTTGGAGAGAAAGTTATCCTCTGCTCTGGCTTGCTTGCATCAATAGCATATGTAATTTATCTCGTGTTACTTTACTTTTCCCTTGCTTCCTGAAAGCAAACTTGCAGATACCATTGTgctattcatattttatttctgtGTAGGCTTGGCTCTATGGATTAGCATGGGCACCTTGGGTACGTAAAATTGACATCTTTCTGTTTATCTTTTTGACTCTTGTACTTCAACTTCACCACCTTATCTTCAATAAGCTTCTTAAATaacttagataaaaaaaaagtataactGGAGTGTACCTTGTGTCAGGTATTTGTTGCAATATCATACAAATTCACACTTCATATATATGTCTTgctaaaaatttcaatttgcaGTAACTTAATGACTGTAATACGAAGAAATTAATTCATCAATGCAGGTATCATACTTCAGCGCCTCTTTTGGTATCATCTATGTCCTTGTGAAACCTGCCGTGAGTAGTAGATTTAGTTTTCTCAAGTTTGACAAAGTTGTTCCCACTTTTATTTCACAATCAACTCTATTATCCTCGAATGACTATGAATTTCTTGTCGTGCAGACTTATGCTATTATTTCGAATGCGACTAGCTCAACCAATCAGGTTTGCTCTCCCTTTTATGCATCCAATATGTACTAATATTCATCAAAGCTATACAGCCATGCAGTAAATTAGTGAACTAAAGCAAAATCTTCTCACTAATATGTAATCTCCTGCTAAATTCTCCGTGAATGTAATTAGATCTAAAATTACAAACAGTCATAAGCTCGATTTAGCgaacaatgaaaataatgtCATTTTCAGACAGACATTATTGTAGCATGTACTATTCCTTATTTGGAAAATGTGATAGATGAACACTTTTCAAGCTAGAGAGACAACACTGGAGGACAATAGTATTCCCTTCCTATTacataaaatgtttataaacaTATGCTCTTTGAGGATATAATTTCTGCAATCTTCCATAGAATAATTTATATGATCTTCTTTCTCCGGTTTTATGCTTTAACTTCACCGCAGGGAAAAG from the Vigna angularis cultivar LongXiaoDou No.4 chromosome 3, ASM1680809v1, whole genome shotgun sequence genome contains:
- the LOC108318697 gene encoding uncharacterized protein LOC108318697; its protein translation is MLQGTDIPWLRGLGEMRPMLHLLLPLTIHWMAEEMTVSVLVDVTTSALCPGDSTCSKAIYINGLQQTIVGVFKMVVIPLLGQLSDEHGRKPLLLFTISTSIFPFVLLVWRQSEGFVYAYYALRTISNIISQGSIFCIAVAYAADVVSESRRAAVFSWISGLLSASHVLGDLLARFLPEKYIFAVSIVLLIICPVYMKFFLVETMILAPKDDQESGFWAKIVNVPQQRFKSMRTAAEIVIFSPTLRGMALVSFFYELGMSGITSVLLYYLKAAFGFNKNQFSELLMMVGIGSIFSQMLLLPILNPLVGEKVILCSGLLASIAYAWLYGLAWAPWVSYFSASFGIIYVLVKPATYAIISNATSSTNQGKAQTFIAGAQSLSDLLSPIAMSPLTSWFLSSNAPFECKGFSILCASICMIISLGFVCMLKPDSNSSNDIEGCIEAPLLNHS